The genomic window TTTCAATACTTTTACAAATACAACTGTTACGGTGATTGGTGATTTTACGAGCCGTCTACCCACCCTACTCTGACGGTGGGGAAATAGGAGTTACGAGAATAAAATTACGAAAAATTACACGTAATGATGGGACCGTTACAAATTTTTGATGAAACAGTTAGTTTTTCAAAGGATGGATCCGTCAATTAGTTTGGAAATTTCCTCACAGATCCAGTCGTCTCGTCCTGCGCCGCCGATGGGATACAATAGGAAATAATCAAGGAGAGAGTTACATGAAATTACATTTCATAACTCTCCAATCACCGTAAAAAGAGCTCGTTCTTATTTAAGACCCTGTGAACTCTGCTTCTAACCATCAATAAGATTGTATCAGATTCATTTGTGAGATGCAAATTTTCCACAGACACGCACCGCATGCCACTAATTAAGCAACTCAGGATTCAACCTTGTCATGAAGAAGTTGTTCACATTGATCTAGTGGAATTGGGAAACGGTACTTTCAGGCTCATTGCATATAGCAAACAGTTGGGGGAATTGCTCACTAAGGCCTTatacaatgggagatgcttagggaggtgcttagaaaataaaccgagtttttctgaagcaccggtgcctatttctacaggagagacgcttagttaagcgtctatcctgtacaaataagcaccggtgcttaagaaaagcctgttttgctagaactcatctagatgagatataatttggtctcattcatcttttatagccattggatatgatgttataagatgtgtgtgtgctgacgtgggttgtatttgttcttgttttcaaagtgaatgagatcaaattatatctcatctagatgagttctaggtactcccttatttctctaagcacctactctaagcaccttgcattgtacaatgCCAAAGAGGAGTTTGCCTATGAAGGGAGTCTTTCCACACCCTAGCAATATCATCCATCCTGATATTTAATTTTCTTCCAACCATATAAATCTCTTTCACCTTTAGAATGGATTTCTGGCAGAGGAATCAGAGAATCTAGATTGTTATATACTTTTATATAGACTTAGTGAAATCTAAAAAAGTTGACTTAGGACACGCTTCCTCCATCCCAATATAAATGTCTAAGCTTAGtataactttatactaaagttagtataaagttgagacacttatcttgggacggaggaagtacttagAACTCCAAATATTTTGCCGAGATAGTATTTCTATTTCTTTTTAGAGTTCTTTTTTCATACTCATTCCGTCCAAAATAAAGTGTAGCTGATTTAGTACAGTATTTTTTTGAAACGGAGTGAATACTTCTATTAAAAAAAACAACATTATCAAGAGTCCCAGATAGGACCAAACGCCGGGATGCCGGCCTTCTTGCACCTCCTCACCACGTCCCTGCTCCCCTCTGGGTTGCTCGTCACCACCACCGCCTCGGCGTTCCACTGTCGTGCCGCGCCAACGGCCAGCTCCGAGACATCCGGACGCCCCATGGTCATCGTGTCGTGCACGATCACACGCCCTCCAAGGTTCTCGTTGCTCGTCACCATGGCTCTTATCCCGTCACCGTAGTTGGCGTCGATGTCCTTGGCCACCCAGACCAGAGATACCTCCGCCCTACTCGGTTGCATCAGGAACGACAGGAACACGCATATGCCGGAGCCGGTCGCGACCATTGTGACTCTCTGGTACATGCTGATGAGGTAGGGCAGCCCGGCGAAGTGGACTGTACGCACCCAAAGGTGGCTGGGCGGGTCGGAGACAAGGCCTCGGGTGAAGTCTCCCACTGCGCCAGCGAGCATGGCGTGAGTGTCCCTGTCGTCGGAGATGATGCCGAAGGCGTGCCACTCGGAGAGCGGCGAGCGGCTGATGCGACCGAGCAGGCCGGCCTTGACGCCGCCTTGGAAGGTTATGATGGACGCGCGGGTAGACGGCGCGGTGACCGTGACTGGCACGCGGCGCACGGTGAGCCACGGGAGGAAGGTGAAGAAGGTGATGGCGGCCGTCAGCCATAGCTCTTGGCGCTTAGCAAGGGAGGCGACGGTCAGCCTGTGGTAAGATCTGATCCCCGGGTTGTAGCCAGCAGTGAGCATGACGAAAGCCCATAGCAGTGCGAGCGCGCTCCAGCCAGCGAATCGGTGCGTACGCTCGAACACGTTGTGATGGAGGTGGCGCACGAGCGGAAATGCCGCGAGGCACGAGAGTGCAACCAGGCCGAGTATTGCGGACGCGACGCCCACGATCTCGGGGGGCGTCACGCCGCGGAGCTCGAGCGCCTGCACGAGCGCGTACACCAGCCACGCCAGCGACGACACGCCGCAGCCGCTGTGGACACCGCCGAGGGACTGGAGGATAGCCGTGACGCCGGTCTTTACGGCGACCGGCACCCATGGCCGGCCGAGGAGCGCGACGGTGAGCCAGAAGACTCCCCGGAGCACCGCCTCGGAGCGGCACAGCGTGAGCGCCAGTATATTCCCGATGGCGAAGACGGCGGCGTGGCGCTTGGCGTAAGGGAAGCGGCCGGTCGCCGCGGCAGCGAGCCCCGCCGCGTTCAGCGCGACGCAGAGCATGAAGAGGCGCTTGTACACGGTGAACAAGCCTTGGTCGAGCAGTATGACGCTGAGCCTGGAGTGCCCAGCCGCCGCCCTCACAGGCTTAGCCGGCGCGTTCGACCTCCTGCTCTGCACGCGAGAAACGTCGGCGGCGGTGAGAGCTATCTCCTCGTCCGTAGCGACAGACTCATCGTCCGTGTCGCCATCGCTGATATCGTCGAGGTCGCAGAAGTGGGTGCTCGCACGGCTGCGCGCCGTGAGAAAGCTCGTGGTGGAGTAATTACGGTTGAAAGGCTGAGGGAACCACACCCATCGGCCGCCGCCGGATTCGGTGGGCGGCGAGTCGGAAGGACTGGCAACAGTGTCTAGAGCGAAGGGGCTTGCCGGCGAGGGCTTGATCTCGAAGGCGACGCCACGGCAGCTGGAGAACTTGATGGCCATGGCCATGGGCTTTCCTGCGGGGCCTTGCTCGTCCATGGCGTCGATCGGCAAGTAATAATATGTTCTCGACACGCCTGTACTTCGAGCTTACAACAGTTGCATGGGTGGGGTGCTACCTATGCAGATGCGCATACGTATTTATAGGCAGGTATGGGTAGCTAGCTATAGGCATCGATCATGCACCCATATGAGTGACGATTCAGTTTAACTATATAAAATTTGAGTTCCAGCTAATCAAAGCAAATTCCGGCGACGGAGAATTAGTCATCTTTCTGACCTTTGCAACTTGATTGGAAATCTATACTACTATATGCCCCGCAAGAAGTGTGCTGGACGAAGCCCTCGCTGCGAGAATTCGCGGCCGCGGCAAGTGTCGATCGTTACACATTGCGACTTGCAGCATCTACTATGTCAACCCCAAGACCTTGTGGCCATGGGTGTTCGAAATGAGAAAGTATCCAATGAAAACTTGGAATCTCTAACACGGGCCTTTGGATCTCGAATGTACGGGTCAGATCGTCCAACAACCTGTACCACACATTTTGCGGAAAACGCCTGCTTGCATGACGTCTTGGCGATTTGATGTTtagcaattttattttattacgaACTTCTAGGTTATATCTTGTTCTTCCTATATTGGCTATCCGATTATTAGCGTTCTCTGGTGAGTACATGCAGAAACTTTAATTACGTAAGACAAGATTTATGTGAAACTCGCTCAATGCGGAGGCTGGGAGGgcttatcctccttttcaaaaaccaaaaaaaaaaaagtTATGTGAAACTCAGCAAACTGAAGTTAAACAAGTTGGTGTACTTAATCTTTCCAGTCAAATAGTCAAATTCCAATCGAGTTTGTGACTTGACTATTTCTACTACCGTCATCAGGCTCCTTTGTATATGTAGTTTTGTTTGTTTCGACGCTTTCAAAGATTCCATGAAAAATGTTCATATCAACTCATTGAAATGGGTTCACTTCTCCAAACAGGAACATATCTGTTCAATTGTCAGAAAGATATACCTCACATAATTGGCGTTTCTACTACTATGACACTAGTGTACATGGTCGAGCACTCATATGTAAACAATAATGGAGGAGGATGCATGATTTGTTAAATTAATATATCTAAAAAACAGTTTACATCAAAAATCACAACTAATAGGAATGAAAAATTGTTACgttctcaacaaggcttgcccataATGAATCCCGTTAGACCATCTCTAGCTCTTCCCCTATCCTTTAATCCCCTAAACTTCTCCTTGTCGTTTAAGCCACTAAAATTTTAGGGATTCGGCTTTTTTTTACACCTAGCCCtcaccctgcaacttaattcgtcaaaaaaaatgttgttttttttttcaaatgatTGCATACAAACTCTATTTGAGCATATATTTTCACAACATATTAGATCGAAACTTCACACAATACACACAATTCAAGTATATATTGAATTCAATGTTTTCAAATTTAACATTAAAATTCAAACACACATACGGTGCTAATGAACTAACGATCCAAATGAAATAGGATAAAAGCACAAGAATCAAGTGCTATGAAGTTGCCAATGGTGGTCAGCAAGATCATCTTCGAGTTGGTTGTGAGTTTCTTGGTTGTCGATCGTTCAATATGCTTCAAGGAATGCTTGGATACTGTTTGGGTTACGTTGCGGCTCCACCATGGCACCATTGTTGATGAATTGCAAGTTCTTGGGTCCTCTCTTTCAtgctcgatgatcatgttgtgcaagacaACACATGTTGTCCTGATCCTACAATCTCTGAGGCTGCTCGTACTCAACAGAGATGCGGACAATCTGAAAGCGTttttgaagcacaccaaaagctctCTCAACATCCTTTCTCGCAGATTCTTAGCATGTTGTAAGGTGAGATCTCTTGTTGCCTTGAAGACGCTAGATTGTCTTCACAAATGTGGCCCATGCAGGATAGATACCATCGGCAAGGTAAACCATGTTGTACTCCTGGCCATTAACAAGATAGTTGCCTGGTGGAGCTCACCTGCAGCAAGCCTTGCAAATAGAGGACATCTCTGGAGGGCATTGAGGTCATTGTGCGAGCTAGGCATTTTGAAGTATGAGTGTCAAATCCACAGATCATGTGATGCAACTTCCTCAGGAAAGGTTGTTATATCATGGCAATGCCCTTTGAACTGACCTTGTCGTGCCACGAGACAACTTTTCCatgtccaatgcatacaatcagtGGATCCAAGCATCCATGTCTACCCTCTCTCTTCACAATCTATCATGAGCCTCTCGATGTCTTCATTAGTGGGTGCCCTCAAGTACTCTGGTAGAAAGATTTTGATCTGGGCCTAGGTGAATCTGTCCACATAGTCAAGGATGAGATCTTCCCCAATGCATACATAGTCATCGTTGGCGTCAGGTGAGTATCCATACGCAAGCACTCGCATGGATATAGTATTCTTTAACAATGGACTTTCACTGAGTTCTCCCACAACATTCCTTCTCAGTTTGAACCAagtgttagggcatatttctcccttagtggttttggtgattgatgacaatgcatttgcggactaatcgtgtgcattgagcatttcagataatcTATCTTATGGCACAAGACGATTTGAAACCCTCTGGATATTTATGAAGAAAGTGTTTTCTTGCATTTCTATttcggtggacttgagtcgtaggaacaACGTACttttaagagggggtccgcttcgaaaaggtttgggtggaatcaacacgtacactatATCTTTGCATCCTCGTTCTTTTGAGCTTGTTCCTCCTTGTGTTTGAACCTTGTCAGAACaggctaagcggtagtaccactctgcacaacggtagtaccgctctagcggAACAACCTCTGTCTGGTACCGCGGGGAGTACCGCTTATTTTCCTTGTTCTGGACTATTCTGTTCCATGGGAGGAAGTAGAGCGACAGTTCTAGGCAGTAGTACCGCCTCCGGCGGCGCTACCGCCCTGCCCTCCTCTACTACCGCGGGTATCTGCTGTAGTTCAAcacctcacggtagtaccgctggtgggcgcggtagtaccgctccggtggcACTATCGTCCCCATAACTTGCTTGGGTTGAACTTCGTAGTCGGCACCTCCGTGCCAACGGTACTACTGCTTATGCACGAGCTATGGGAGCAGAATAGTTGGATCCATTCTCCCACTATATAAAGGAGTCATCTTTcttctagttgactacctcttcctcccccaagctccattgttgatCACAAGCTCagtcttgcccgatctctctccctagccaatcaaacttgttgattctttaagtattgcttgagaaggcctagatctgcacttccaccaagagaaatttgattcccccacaaATCCCTTACgggtcttgttactcttgggtgtttcagcaccctagacggttgaggtcacctcggagccacactccattgtggtgaagcttcatggtgttgttgggagcctctaaTTCGGTTGTgaagagagccccaaccttgtttgtaaaggtccggccGCCGCCTTCAAGGaaaccactagtggaatcacggcatctcgcattgtgtgagggcctgaggagaatacggtggccccaAGTGGCTTCttcgggagcattgtgcctccacaccactccaacggagacgtacttcctctcaaagggaaggaactttggtaacacatcctcatcttcagcgtctccacttgtggttatctcttacctttacattgtgcaagctttacttgtgttgtatcctttgcttgcttgtgttgctagcatcatataggttgctcacctagttgcatatctagacaacctatttgttgctgaCCCTAATTTGTCAAGAAAAgtaaaaaattggtagttgcctattcacccccccccctctattcAACCATATCGATCCATTCAACTGGTATCAGATCCTCGCCTCTTTATTAAGGGTTTCACCAcctaaagagtatggttgacgGAGAGGAGGAAGTGCCCGAGGCCGTGGAGCTGAACTCGATCACTCGATACGACTTAAATGAAGCTATGGCTTCACTTAAGACGTCTATGACGACCAAGGTCAAGTCCATGCTTAAAGAATTACTTGAGGGATTGAAAACTCCTCCCAATCCGTTGCTTGTGGTTAATTCCATCGCATCGGAGTCGGAGGCCAATTCCGGCAAGGAAGCGGCCAAAGGTACTCAAACCTCCTCCCTTCAAAACAAGAATGGGACGGGAACCTTTGCCTCGGTTCCCCCTCCCCCGGTCTATGGAGGACCGGTACCTACACCTCATATATTAACAaccttggtcctcctcctaagcttgtaaAGGGTGATTTTGATAATTGGGTTTTTTGCATCAAGTCTCATTTGAATCACAGCTCAAGgaatctttggagaatcatcgaGCAAGGCTTCTACCCGCATGATCCAAACAACCTTACTCCAAGAGAAGAGGCGGACAATAAATACAATCACTCCGCATTGTTCATCCTCCAAGTCGCGGTGCCTGCCAAAGATCTATCTCACTTGTGTCCCTTCTCCCGTGCAAAATATTGTTGGGAACACATCATATCTTTGTACAAGGGGAGCTCAAGCATCCAACAGTCCAAATTTGAAGTGGTTCTTGATGAGGCCGATGAATTTGTGATGATGGAAGATGAGGATCCTTGTGATCTCTACCAGAGGGTGACAACTCTTGCGGACGCtctccaagatcatgggagcaaggatacatatggcaattggatcaagcgcaagtttctcaaggccatcatgccattcaacaaggccatgtccgtgattcgtcaaagaccggacacaccttgtcctcaagtgaagtgttggatgagtttgttgccatgaacatcatgaacaagaccacTGACAATGCACTAGCTCGTGTCCGGTCAAACAAAGCCTCTCCCAACCTTGCCTTCAAGGCCAAGGCTATCCCGGAAGAAGAAGAGTGTTTCCCTTAAGACACCAAATATGCTTAccacgagcacatggctcttgcttcaaggcaattttggggcaacaagagaagctcaaggcccaacttcgccaagaacaactcaagtggttcTAAGAACAAACAACGAGTGATGACTTGCTACAATTGCCACTTTGTGGTGGATAGTCCCTATGAGAAAAGGGAGGATGGAAGATAAGATTGAggagctttataaaagcgtgttcttatGATGGCgcctcccacctcccacctcccacctcccacGGACCTCCATTAACCAAACAATGGCGCCTAAGGATCTAGATCATCATGGATGGTCTTCTACATTGGGATTTCTCCCCCAGCCTTGCGGTCGCGGCTCAGGTGCGTCAACGCTTCGGTTCTACGGTTCACTTCTCTCCCTCTGGTGGTTGCAAGGAGTTCTTTTTGGTGGTTAGCTTCTCTTCGGCCTCCTTCCCTCTCAATGAAGAATCTGTTGCTTTGGCTCTGCAATGTTCTATTGGAGGTATTCCCTCGGGATTGCATGTTAAGCATTTGGATGGACGTCGATTTCGGTTCTCGGTTGCCTCTAATAGGGTTGGTCATTTCATCTATGGTCTCAAGGATCGAGTATGGCCAGATTTTGTCTGTCACTTTAGCCTCTTTCGACCAGGATTGCACTCTACAATGCATAACAATCTATCTTGGCACTCGGATCGGCCAAACCTTGAGATCAGCGCCAGATCACCCATTGCATGCAAGTCCTTGTATCGTTTTACTTCGGACCAAGGTCATGTGATTGAAGCTTCATCTCTGAATGTTCTCGCGAAAGCTGGGTTTTCGGGTGAGATTAATGGTGTGGATAATCTTTCGTGCTCCCCGCCGGTCACTCTCCGGCAGACTCCGGTTGGCCGACAGGAATCTTCGCGTATGGAAACTGCAATCACTAGTAATGAGCCTTTAATGTCTAATACCCTGTCTTTCGGCCACATTAATGTGGATTTGTCTAGTCGGTCGGCTGACCTGGTGGATACTAATCCGCAGCAATTTGTGGGACATAATTTCCAAATTAATGCTTGGGACCAAATACCTGGTTTTATTTTGCGGCACATTCTGGACCATTACCGCATGGgtattttggaggaaaaaattgCTTCTATATGGAAATTGGTCTCCGTTCCCACCCTGGAATTTATCTACAATAAATTAGTCATTTGTAGTGATTGCAATGGCATTGATCATCGGGTGGCAAATTGTCCGAATCGGGTGTGCTAGGTTTGCTCTCAAAGCCCTTGTGTGTGTTTGCAGGTGATTCAGGGGCCCAGCCCACCGGTTTCAACACAGACCGCATGCACCATTTGTACCTCTACGGCCCATGTCTTCTTTGAGTGCCCGGCCAAATCATTCGGTGTGGCTTGTGGGCTCTTGGGCCACCTAATTGGCAAATGCGGCTCCCCGGGGGCTAGATACTTATTTTGGAAACCTATTTTATATGCACAAAATTCTGGCTTATCAGTAATTGATACACCTACTTTGGTCAAAGATTCTACTGCTGGGGTTCATGGCAAGTATCAGGGGAATGATAATGATCGCGTCTTGTCTGGGATTTTATCACAGAAATTAAATGCCACGTACTCTCAGCATCCACCTGCCACCCGACGCCGCTCAACCGTGCGATGCTCATCCTGCGGCCACGATGGCCATTTGGTGGACGCCTGCCAGAAATTTTTGCACACGCGCCGAGGAGTCTGGGTTCCAAAATCAATACGCAAGGCAGACGATACGCATTCTTCCTTCTCGCAGTCTGGGCACGCCTCTGCTCCGGCTCCCTCCACCGCTCCAATGGCGAACTACCCACTCAACATCGTCCCCTACCCCCCGCCTGGTATGACCATCGAGCTTGGTCCGGCTGACTGCAAGGTGCGGGCGGACATGGTGGTCGGCCCAATTCCGCCGCTGCGTCACGACTTCTTGGCCATTGCTGAGGCCAACAGATTCATCCCCTTCCACCAGAAGGCTGATCTGCGGAATATTATTGAAGGTTTGCTCCATGAATCACAATACTTCCCTTCTGAAGTTTCAGATCATCCTCTAGGAGTTGGTTTGTTTGGGTTTGCTTCTTCTGTTATCCAGGATGCGGTGGTTGGCACTACCTTCGAGCTTGATGAAAATGAGGTGGAGGAGCATACagttatttcttttgttcctcACGATGCTGCTCTCAACATGCGTCTGACAACTTTTGGTCCGGAGATCTGGATTCTATATGCTGGTTTCCCTTATGATTATCAGACACAGCACTACATCCACAAGTCAGTCGATTATTTTGGTGCATTAGTAGATTGGAATAATCCTAGAGGTGACAGGAGGCTGGTGCTAGTTAAAGTCAGAGTAATCCATCTTCGTTTAGTGCCCAAAAGTCTTGTTGTCCGTCAGATAGGAGGGGCTAGGCAATGTTGGACTGTTGCTGTCACCATGCTCAGGAGTAATGATTGGAATGCTCACCTGCCTGAGGTTCCTCCGGCTGGAGAAGACCCATCGCCCCCTGATGGTATTCCTCATCCGCTTCATGGTGAAGGTCTGAATGCTGAGCAACTGTATCAACAACAGCTTCACAACTGGATGGCTCAGAATGCAATGGCTGATGCTGCAGCCAATGAGGATGAAAATGTGGTTGTTGATGAAGGTAATGACATTGAGATTCACCCTGAGTGGGGTGTGTGGCCACCACCCCCTCCACAAGCACCTCCTGCTCTGTACAATTTCCAACAGTGGTTGGCTGGAGAAGGGCTTCAGGTTGAACATGGAATTATGCCACCACAGAACCTGCATGACAACCCTGGGGCTGCCTGGAATGACTCCATATCTGTGCCTTCAAGTTTTGATTCCAGTGCAACAATTTCTGACTCATATGTGCTTGTGCCTGTTAACCTGATGAATCAGTTCTGGCCACAGAATGCCACTGGAGCTCCCTCAGGTACCAATGATGTCTCTGATTTGGTCTCTCCTGAGTCTAGTTCTGAAGACCCTGCTCTGGTCGCTCCAGTACACAATCAGCTTGCACTCCCCACCAGCTCTGCTTCTGTTGTTCTGCCCAATAATGTACTGGAGTTGTCTATGCATCTTTCTGCTGCTGGTCTACACCTGGAGGTGGTCACTCAAGGTGACCTCATACCTGCTATGCTTATTAGGGACTGCATTCCTATGTTCAGGTTGAATACTTATCTTGCTGCAGCTATTAAACCCATTGTGGCATCTTTTGGGCCATGGAGTGATCACTATGGATTTCAGCAAGATTCAGTCACCTTTAACATTACAATCTCTGAAAATGAGGGCCTTCTGTCTGTAATCTCTGCCTCCAAAACAACTGCCAATGCATCTTCTTCAAGTGTCATTATTGAAGACCTTTCTGCAGCTGTTACTCAGGAGCTTACTGGGGATATAATTGAGCAAGCTACAGTCTCTGAGGATGTCCTGACTGCACCATTGGACATGCAGCTTGTTCCTGTGGATCAATTCATGCAGCCTCCTCCATCTGTTGCTGAGTTTGCTGGTTCTTCTACCATCCTAACATGTAAAGGAAAAGCTATGGTGCCAGAATGTGCTATTGCCCTACGTAGAAGTGCTCGCtccaacaagtatgatggtttcaaAGTTCATCAAGTCTCTGACAGCAAGTCAAAAACCTCAAAGGTCAAACCCAGGGTAATTCCCTCTGCTCTTTCTATTAGGGAGGTTGATGATGCTGAACAGGTCCCACCGCCTACGCCTATCAGGATGATCCAACAGATTGGCACTGTGCTGTGTGCTATCCCTTCTGAAGAACTTTCTGACGAAGCGCTGATGGCTTCATAGGAGGAGGAGCCCCCGGCCTCGACCTAGCTTCTCTTTGCAGATCATTTTCACTCCTTATGCAATGAATCTTTTGGTAAACTGGAATGTTTTATGTTGGAATGTTCATGGGTTAAATTCAGGGGACAAACAATTAGCGCTTTCCAATGCAATTACTTCTAGTGGTTGTGCGGTGATATGTTTGCAAGAAACCAAGAAACCATCATTCGATTTGTCTTTCATTAAGTCATGCTGCCCTTACCGCTTTGACCAATTTGCTTTTGTACCTTCCCGTGGGGCTTCGGGGGGCATTGTCACCATTTGGAATAGCACTATTTTCTCTGCTGATGTGCTGTTATCC from Triticum aestivum cultivar Chinese Spring chromosome 3B, IWGSC CS RefSeq v2.1, whole genome shotgun sequence includes these protein-coding regions:
- the LOC123067518 gene encoding adenylate-forming reductase 03009-like, with product MDEQGPAGKPMAMAIKFSSCRGVAFEIKPSPASPFALDTVASPSDSPPTESGGGRWVWFPQPFNRNYSTTSFLTARSRASTHFCDLDDISDGDTDDESVATDEEIALTAADVSRVQSRRSNAPAKPVRAAAGHSRLSVILLDQGLFTVYKRLFMLCVALNAAGLAAAATGRFPYAKRHAAVFAIGNILALTLCRSEAVLRGVFWLTVALLGRPWVPVAVKTGVTAILQSLGGVHSGCGVSSLAWLVYALVQALELRGVTPPEIVGVASAILGLVALSCLAAFPLVRHLHHNVFERTHRFAGWSALALLWAFVMLTAGYNPGIRSYHRLTVASLAKRQELWLTAAITFFTFLPWLTVRRVPVTVTAPSTRASIITFQGGVKAGLLGRISRSPLSEWHAFGIISDDRDTHAMLAGAVGDFTRGLVSDPPSHLWVRTVHFAGLPYLISMYQRVTMVATGSGICVFLSFLMQPSRAEVSLVWVAKDIDANYGDGIRAMVTSNENLGGRVIVHDTMTMGRPDVSELAVGAARQWNAEAVVVTSNPEGSRDVVRRCKKAGIPAFGPIWDS